The Diadema setosum chromosome 12, eeDiaSeto1, whole genome shotgun sequence genome has a segment encoding these proteins:
- the LOC140235734 gene encoding UPF0489 protein C5orf22 homolog: MSGIRSYKKIPVWVVENHNEALEPIYRAIGSRHLPFEGISMLHFDSHPDLQINPEVDADVAFSKEELLSSISIENWITPAIYSGHLQRITWIKPPWATQLPEGSRKVKIGKHKSTGKMRINWPDSYFVSDVLYAAPENMENVKSAEIDVVTMETPCLKTSDFQLMLKQSQAAGVHSSGHCEGLNRISSAEQSAIEQGEGTCNSDEGKRMSQSTEERDSPGDQKDSTLYECSDSPSTRQVKRTDASCGPLDDVVKHFSESRGRFILDIDLDFFSTKNPFRELYTKEQYRLLEELYQFNAPHDDSLAALEECQAKRAQQISELALWLKTAFQGGHSEKMAEITPCDRERYGKVTKLVESLQSTPDAEAECLDPEMVHMAGLTCDDSGELPHHISTEEEVGSLVSAMGELLGCLPPPTLVTIARSSYDDYCPPHQVDGIQQKVLKKLQSLYGEIDIHLQYEES, from the exons GCCCTGGAGCCCATATACCGTGCCATTGGCTCAAGACACCTGCCCTTCGAGGGGATCTCCATGCTCCATTTCGACTCGCACCCCGATCTCCAGATCAACCCCGAGGTGGATGCTGATGTTGCCTTCAGCAAGGAAGAACTGCTCAG CTCAATCAGCATTGAAAACTGGATAACACCAGCCATCTATTCAGGCCATCTTCAGCGAATAACCTGGATCAAGCCTCCGTGGGCCACCCAGCTTCCAGAGGGGTCGAGGAAAGTGAAAATCGGCAAGCACAAGTCAACAGGGAAGATGAG GATAAACTGGCCAGACAGCTACTTTGTTAGTGACGTCTTGTATGCTGCGCCCGAAAACATGGAGAATGTGAAAAGTGCAGAAATTGATGTTGTCACCATGGAAACGCCTTGTCTGAAGACATCTGATTTTCAGCTGATGCTGAAACAAAGTCAAGCTGCTGGAGTGC ATTCTAGCGGTCACTGTGAAGGATTAAACAGAATATCTAGTGCAGAGCAAAGTGCAATAGAACAAGGTGAAGGTACATGTAACAGTGATGAGGGAAAACGCATGAGCCAATCTACTGAAGAACGCGATAGTCCAGGCGATCAAAAGGACAGCACACTCTATGAGTGCAGTGACTCACCATCGACACGTCAAGTCAAGAGAACAGACGCCTCGTGTGGGCCTCTTGACGATGTTGTGAAACACTTCTCAGAGAGTCGGGGAAGGTTTATTCTGGATATTGACCTGGATTTCTTCTCCACCAAGAACCCATTTAGGGAGCTGTACACGAAG GAGCAATATCGGCTTCTTGAAGAACTGTACCAATTCAATGCTCCCCATGATGATTCTCTGGCTGCACTGGAGGAATGCCAGGCTAAGAGGGCCCAGCAGATCAGCGAATTAGCCCTGTGGCTGAAGACTGCTTTTCAGGGAGGACATTCAGAGAAAATGGCTGAGATCACTCCTTGTGACAGGGAGAG GTATGGCAAGGTGACAAAACTAGTCGAGTCCCTCCAGTCCACTCCAGACGCAGAAGCTGAATGCCTGGATCCAGAGATGGTGCACATGGCTGGACTGACGTGCGACGACAGCGGGGAGCTGCCCCACCACATCAGCACTGAGGAGGAAGTGGGGAGCTTGGTGTCTGCCATGGGGGAACTCCTTGGGTGCCTCCCTCCTCCAACCCTGGTCACTATAGCAAG gTCTTCTTATGATGACTACTGCCCGCCCCATCAAGTGGACGGAATACAGCAAAAGGTCCTCAAAAAGCTGCAGTCGCTGTATGGCGAGATTGATATCCACCTACAATATGAAGAATCCTAG